The sequence GAAAGTTTTCATGCCAATGAGAATTTCTTCTGAGGAGTTGGAAGTACTAAAATCACAGCATGTATTAATGTACACTGGCAAAATTGGATGCTTTGTGTGAATACTCAGAATTTTGAGCTTGCTCCCATATAGGAAAAGTCTCTCTTCAAAGGCTGGTACAAATAGAAAATGAGGCAGCTTTGACTTATGACTTTCATCTAGTGTAACTGCTCTTTTTAATTacagcaggtattttttttgctattactTGTTAGTCTGAGAGCAGGTGTTAGTGAGGAATCGAGAGAGAAGTGGAGCACAGAGAACTTtacctgctttttgttttccgTAGCTGAGCTTTACCCTTCACTGAATACCTCTTGAGTCCGTGTGGCAGGATGTCCTTTAGCTGCTTGGTATTTGCCTACTTCATAGCAAACAGTTCTACTTCAGTGCCCATAGTTTCTTAGTTGGCCTcatgttgttttgctttgttgtcCTTTAGTATTGTAGTTCTTGCCACGTACCAGTATATTCCTCTTTATAGGTTAGAGCTACTGGAAGCAAATGTTAGACTATAGGTGCCATTTATCTCTCTGGTCTTACTATGGAATAACTCATGATCTAGATGATGGGGTTAAAATTCACTGCTAAATAGTTCTAAGATACTAATCATTATGCCCGTACTCATTCCAGAACGTATGAGACAAGACAGGCCCATCATTCCCTATATAGCTAGTGATGGGCTGCAGATGTCACCTTCATGTGGATGTCTTGTGGAATGGCAAGCGATCACCTCTGAAGCCCTTTGCTCTTAGTCCTGCCTGGATCTTTTGATTGATACTTGCGTAGAAATGTTGGCGCGATGCGCAGCAGCAAAGTTGCATAAGATCAGGGTGTTTGGGTGAGCTGATTGGGACAAACAAGGCAACTTGCCTGGATCTGAGCTGCCAGGAAGCACCTCCAGGCAGGCCCTCGCTGCTGGGCTCGCTGCCTGCGTGCACTGCTGTGGGCTCTGGCTTCCAGGGAGTCAAGGCATGAAGAAGCATGAGATGGATGTGACAGGGGCAGAAAGCAAGGGCCAGAGTGCAAAGGTGACTGGTGGGAACACGAGAGGCAGGCAAGCGGTGTGAGTGGCAGATTGTTGTGATTCATTCAGCCTGTGACACAAGCATTTGTTACAACATGTTCAGAGAAAGTCTGACAGTATTGTGGAAGCGTAAAACACTTCCAGAAAACTCTATCTGCAGTTAGtactttaaaaatggaatataATCTGACCAAGCAGTCATCACAAATACTATAGCGACGTGGTCCTTTGTAAGAATGTAAAGTTAGCCATGTAAATAAGAACAGGTAGTAGGATTTGCTTCCAGTCTTTGTTACTGTTCATGACCCAAAGAGCAAACTGTTTCACTGGGGACAAACAAGAGAAGCTGAAGCTGGGAAGTCCTGTTAAGTGATCTCCATTTCCCTCAGTGCAAGATGACACCGAGTCACATTTTGCATCCCCGAGCACTGAGGCACTTCAGGCTTCATGTCAGAGGTGTCTCAGATGACGTGACTCACCTGCAGATAGAGGGTCTTGATCACTTTGGCATTTTTCATCTGTTCTGTTCTTCACACTCCACTGGCATTCAAGGAATGACGTGAATAATGCAGGACTGACCAAGTCCAGCTAATCAGCTGCAGTCCTCTGCAGCATGACCTCCCTGGCATAATCAAACCACATCTTCTCTCCTCAACTTAACAGGACCATCGTCGATACCCCCAGCACCGCCACCGCCGCCcctgccaccagcagctcctcctctgAGTGCAGAGGTGCCAACGCAGCCAAGCCCGCAGCCTGACGTCAGTGCAAGCCGAGGAGCCTTACTCAGCTCCATTCAAAACTTTCAGAAAGGAActctgaagaaaacacagaccTGTGACTACAGTGCTCCCAGGATCAGCTGAGGCCACTGGTCACGCACGCCAGGATTGAATTCCGTTTCCCTCTCCTGTGCTGTCTGGGAACAAGACCCTCCTGACCGGCAACTGATCCACCAGCATATAGCGGCTAATCACACTGTAGCTCCGTTTACCcctatttcagcttttcttgaGTAGCAGCACTACCCTGTCTGAATTGCGTTGCCATGCTGTGATAAGTACTCCATTCTTTACTTGGTTTCAAGAACTTTGTTCTCTAGCTACAGTTTCAGGGGTACAGCAACTTCTATATCGCtgaataaaaatctgaaaataggAATGACCATGATCATGGtgaattaatgcattttttttctagctctATTCCACCCCTTTTTTCAAATTACAGGAATGTAGTTTTAGTCTGCTCAGTTTTTCAACGCTTTTCATGCAGTTGTAACTCATCTTAATTCTTGTTGCACTGAATCAGCAAGTTTTGGTTTAGATAACCCAATACCCTCCCCCCCAACCCTTAACACATACTGCACAGGTGAGGGAACTGGAGAATTAAGTCTTATTCCCACCCTATTTGCTGGTGGAGTAAAAACACTGTTTCATTAAACTTGTTTAAATGGACATCCTACCTGTAACTCTAAGGGAAAGTGCTTTTAAATGAGGAAACAGTTGAAATGGGACTTAATAGGGCACTGGGATATTATTCATCATTTGGTTAAATGCAAAGTTACTTCAAGTTAATTCTACAGCTTAAACTTTATTGAAAGATCCTTTTTGATTTAAAACCTTAAACAAATTGCACTTTAAAGGATTATAGataatccattttttaaattcaagtaCATCAGTGTTTGTTACTATGCAGAGACTATCTGTACAAAGTTTCATGTAACCTGTGAtattcagtcatttttattaaaatgttaatggaaTTCCTTCAGCGGCGTGGTGGTGGGTATATTCAGCTAGGATTTCACCTGCAAGCCAGACTTCCCAAGAACCTAACAGCACTTCTGCTAAAAGGAAACCCAGGAAGGTATTCCTGGCCCTTGACTGAAATAGGATCCGAGCTCTTCTGCCTGCTTACGGAGGTAAGTTCCGCGGAAAGGCAGCCTGTCCGTGGCACAGAGCATGCCACGCTGGCCAGACTCCTCTAGGCAGCTTTCACTCTGTACCGGCAGCTGCTGAACAAAGCCTAGCAgagctctccctgcctgtcAGGACTGGCCCCTTAGCTAAACCCGGGCACACGGTGATCTGCCTAAAGGCTGCTGCAACTGTTTCCCAGCTCTTCAACTGCAATCtatactgctgctgctgctgcagactcTGGCTCAATGCATCTGaataaaataacttattttgcACTGTAAGAACTATAGTCTGAGCATGCCGTTGTTAGCCCATGtgatgagtttaaaaaaaaaaatacataaagcaTCTGGgcaagtattttttaatcactgtaTGTGGCAGCtagtgaagagaaaaattagGTAGTGTTTCCCATCACATACTGAAGAGGATCAGGATCTTTATTTAAGCTCTCGTGCAGAAGCTTTCCTGCATGAGTGGAGTGCTCTTCAAACTGAACACGTTAGCTATCTCTTAGCCCATACCGCAGGCTTCCAAAGCCACTTTGTGGAGATAGTTGCACTCAACTGTTGAACTGAAAAGCAAGGCTTTGCTTGCTGCAGTTTGATCATTCACCTTTAATAAGCTTTGTGACCATGGGCTCCTCGAGAGCTGTACAGCATTCCAGGGCTGGACTTCTGCTCACTGTGGTTCTTCACTCAACCACCACTACAGCCAGTTTAACACAGCAGCCTGGTAATTACAAGCCAAGCAGCAACGGAggattttttcctcactctgaATTTCGAATCTGATTTCTCCACATACAATAGCACTCACCCACCGAACAAGCATTAACACAGTGTTGCTTATACAAAGTGTGGCTTAGAGGGTAACCccatataaatattttgggaGGTCACTATACTTTCCCCACTGTACAAAAGTTCATGTAGCTATACAACAGAGTTATGCATACAACTTGCCCTTACACCACTGATACTTTTTAAAGCAGGactttaaaacatgtatttacaACTTAGATATTCAAAGTTTTCTTCACTGCAAATATTATATCCTTTACTTGAGGTATGCAGTTATCTTCTAAATTTTTTGCATAAGGCATAGGAACATCTGCACCGGTAACACGCACAGCTGGAGCATCCAAGTAGTTAAAAGCAGATCCTGAAACAGAAGACAGTTGTCAACAAGGTTGCCATGCACTACAGTTTTCTCTCAATTCAATTTCTGAATCTTAATCTATTTAAACAAATTTGGTCCTGTAGGTCTAATATTCTAGAGCGCGCTGTTCCTGCTTCTTTATCGTCATGTATTATGGTTTAGACAAAAGGTTTTCATCCTGCTTCTCACACCGTCAAGTTCCTGGGATAAGAATTGCTCACAACAGAGTAAGAGCTGGATCCACCCTGTGAAAACCTCTGGAGCAAGACAACTAGGCTCAAGCTCCTCAGATATAAAACCCTAACTTTGCCTTCATCTGGCTTTATCAAGAAGTCTAGGGAATGAGATCAACACTTTTATTGCAAAACTCAGTACCTTCCATGATCCTGGCACAGATTTCAGCTCCTACTCCGAATTGCGGCCAACCTCCTTCTACAGTTACAAGATGGTTTGTCTTTACAACGCTGGCTTCCACTGTTTCAATATCCATCGGTCGAATGGTACGCAGATTTATAacctgggggtggggaagggggactCCGTGAGTTTTGTCCTTTAGCACTTTCATCTACTGACTTTCAAGACAAGACTTAATAAAATTTCTAACTTTTTATCCTGGCAGAGACTGTGCAGAACAGTTTCTGGTGGCTCCTGGCAAATCCCAGACAGGGGAATCATGCTGTATCGAGATACAACCACACTAATACATACTGTCCTTGTTCTGCTTACTGTGCAGCTAGGTCAATCTGAAAACCGTTAGCAGTTGTGCCTTAATTTTGTGATGAAAAGGTCAAATGCAGAAACATGAAATGCATGTGCTTGGCTGACTGACGCTTAAGGCATTTACAAATGTAAGAAGCTTGTAGTAATTACACTGAAGTTTTGCGGAGCCTAACAAGAAGaccctgctttttttcccactctagggaaagagaaaaccaaCAGAAACCCCACCCACCTCACACTCTACACCTTCTTTGGCAAGTACAGCAGCTGCTTCCAAACAGTGTCCGACAGGTCTTGAGTGTGACACTAATGTAACATGAGTTCCTAGAATAGAaacaagtgttaaaaaaaaaaaaaaagaaaaaccacctTAAGATTTAAAGCTTTTCTCTGGGCCTCAGGCTCCTTTCAAGGTAATGTTAGGATCCTCTTGTAAATTTAAGTTCcttaaatttatttgaaatgttaagTATTCTATGCCCATACGTAGCATGAAGAGTGGTAGCAGAAGGACTGTGTGAAGACATAACTTAACCCTTTAATTCACGGAACTGAGGTGGTATTTAATATAGTTTTCAGATTATCCTTTTCAAACATTCATATAATTCAGTGGTAAATTCTGAACAGGTGGGCTGAAATACTACAACgatctcttctgtgtttttgaCAGAAGTTACATactaagataaaaaaaaagctttttagacATCTTTATACTAAGGAACAAATCTTTTAGGAAGGTACAGTTTTAGATAAGATATAGAGAatcaagtgatttttctttatatggGCAACAGAACAATGAAGTATACTACAGtataaaataacatttgaaCACTTAAGATTTGAAACGTTTTTCTGTGCCCCAAGACAGCAGTATGAACAGcaaaaaggctaaaaaaaaaagtccctaaGCAGTTCAGTTAATAAGGAAACAAACTGTATTCTCAGCTTACCTTGCCTTTCTATTTTAGCTTTTCCAATTGGAACCACAAAATCCTTTGACTGTGCCTGTTCAGACATTTCAAAGGGAACACCATACAGTAATTCATTTTCCAGCATCAcaactaaaagaaaacatacttggATTAATGCACACATCTGCAGGCAGAGGACTGTACTGATAGTTAACGGTACTGCAGCAGACTAGCTCAAGATACTAAGCCCATTCACGTAACAAGGACTTAGAGTATgtttgcagaagcaaaaaaaaaaaaaacaactaatcACAGTCTTTACTTCAATGCTGAATTACTTAAAAAATTGTCTACAATTAGTCTTAAATGAGATCAGATATTTAACTTTTGGTACATGACGGTAGAATCACTAGTTTTAGAAAGGTCTTTGATTTTGCATGCGTGTTTAAGAGGAACAAAGGCAAAGGTTGCCCTCCTTTTAATTAATGACATTCTGAATTTATCACgtgaatttcattaaaaattagttaCATAGACATTGTATATGCAGGAACACCTCCTGAGTCATCTTCATCCTTTTTAACCCCTTTACGATAGATTCATAAATGCTTCTTCCAAGTTTCCTGTTTGATACCAAACTGGCATTGAAGACACATAGGTGGCAACAGCACAAAATTAGAGTCTACTGCTAGCAAGCCAAGTACCTGTTAGGAAAAAGTTAAGTACTTGAGTCAATACTTCTGTGCCTTTGTAACTACCCTAAAGCTGCAGTAAAACCTTAAGTGTTTTAGGGTTTAACAatagttttttttgtttgaaatgggGTAGGAGGGAAAAACAGACATTCTTTTCAGTATCAAGTGCTAGGTATTGCGGTGATCTGCCTGTGTTCACCTGGGTTATCGTCCCGGACTGATGCTTTCAGCAGACCTTTGGCATCTTCTGAGCTCCAAGGACTAACAACTTTCAGTCCCGGGCAGTGCCCGTACCAAGCTGCGAAGCACTGTGAGTGCTGAGCGGCGACTCCAGCCGATGCCCCGTTGGGGCCCCGGAAGACGATGGGAACAGCGATTGATCCTGCAGACATGTAACAGGTCTTGGCAGCGGAGTTTATAACCTGATCAATTGCTTGCATGGAGAAGTTGAACGTCATGAATTCGCACACTGGTCTCAACCCTGCCTATTAAATATATTAGAATATATATTAGTATGTTTTTACGTAAAcataatttaaatgtttaattcagAAGGAATGCAAATTTACAAACCATAGCAGCACCGACAGCAATTCCTGTGAAGCCCatctgaaagagaaggaaacccAGGATAAGCACcgggggagcggctgaggagGGGATCGCCAGGACAGGAGACAGGGGCAGCCATACCTCTGATATCGGGGTGTCGATCACCCTCTTGTCCCCGTACTTCTTCCAGAGGCCCCTAGAGAcctgcagggcaggagagaggagtCAGGGCCCGCCTGAGGCCCCTTCACGGCCCGGTAACGGCATCCACGCACCTTGTAAGCGCCATCGTACTGGGCCACCTCCTCGCCCAGCAGGAAGACGCGCTCGTCCCGCTCCAGCTCCTCATCCAGCGCCTGGTTCAGCGCGTCCCGCACCGTCACCTGCGAGACACCGGCAGTCGGGCGGGGTGGGGGCAcggcccgcagccgccgcgctCCCCACACGCCGGGACCGCGGGGAGTCGCCTCACCGCGCCTCACCGCCcacccgccccggggccggacGCTTCCCTTGAGGGGGACGAGCCCCTCTCTCGGGACACCCCtccccgcggcggccccgctaCCTGTATAGGGGCGGGCGCGGAGAGGCGgatccccctgcgctgctgcaGCGGCcgcccggcggcgcggccccgcggcgggaggcgggcgCCCAGCGGGGCCAGGTGCCGCAGtgccgccgcagccgccgccatcttggccgTGTCCTCTAGCGCGGAGCCAGCGGGGCGCCGCGCGCCGCTGGTGACGAcggggccccgccccccgccagcggtctcgccccgcccctccgcgcTCTCGCGAGAACCTCCGCGCGCGacggcgggcggcgcggccttTGTACGCCACTTCCggtcccggcggcggcggctgggccCGCTGGGGACAACCGTGCGCCCGCCCTGCATTGACGGGGAGGCGCATGGCGCGGGCTCCAGCGCCCCGCCCGCGGCCACGGCTTCGCCCTTCGGCGACGGGgctgcccgggccgggcccctcccagccccctcGGTGACGCTGCGGCCGGACGCGGGGCCGAGGCGGGCGCCGAGCGCGGCCACCCGGCTGGCGGCCCTGAGGTGAACGGGGGCGGCGCTGAggcgccccgcggcccggcggcgccggccccgccccagcaCCGACCGGGGAGGGCGTGGCCGGGGGGCGGAGCTTGTCCAGGACACCCCCTCGCTCCGCCCCCGCCCGCACTGGCGGCTCAACTCCGGGCTCGCCCTCAGTCGtcctcgccgccgccgggctCTGCCTCAGCGCCGGGAGCTGCGCCCGTGAGTgccgggctgggctgagccgcctggggcggggggggcgtgGGGTCGGGCGGCGGGGTCTGCCCTGCTccgggggagcggagcggagcggggccgggcgcccgGGGCCCGTGTggggcggggagaggagccGAGCCCGCACCCTCTGTGGGGGAGCGCTTTAAGGCGGGATGGCCGCCTCCCGGTTCGGGGTGAGGGGCAgggcgcggggctgggctcCTGGGGCCTTTTCGGTGCCGGGGGAGGGCTGCGGGGTGGGATGCTGGGGCCC is a genomic window of Pelecanus crispus isolate bPelCri1 chromosome 7, bPelCri1.pri, whole genome shotgun sequence containing:
- the PDHB gene encoding pyruvate dehydrogenase E1 component subunit beta, mitochondrial, which encodes MAAAAAALRHLAPLGARLPPRGRAAGRPLQQRRGIRLSAPAPIQVTVRDALNQALDEELERDERVFLLGEEVAQYDGAYKVSRGLWKKYGDKRVIDTPISEMGFTGIAVGAAMAGLRPVCEFMTFNFSMQAIDQVINSAAKTCYMSAGSIAVPIVFRGPNGASAGVAAQHSQCFAAWYGHCPGLKVVSPWSSEDAKGLLKASVRDDNPVVMLENELLYGVPFEMSEQAQSKDFVVPIGKAKIERQGTHVTLVSHSRPVGHCLEAAAVLAKEGVECEVINLRTIRPMDIETVEASVVKTNHLVTVEGGWPQFGVGAEICARIMEGSAFNYLDAPAVRVTGADVPMPYAKNLEDNCIPQVKDIIFAVKKTLNI